A stretch of the Tardiphaga sp. 709 genome encodes the following:
- a CDS encoding ABC transporter permease/substrate-binding protein has product MSLFTDPRWSDALGHLPDYLGSHVRVSLAALALGLIISLPLAIIARHRPVTRGALLGIASIVQTVPGLALLALFYPLLLALAALSLQYFGVGFSAFGFLPAVLALALYSMLPVLRNTITGLNGVDPALTEAAQGVGMTPRQSLTMVELPLALPVMMAGIRTSAVWVIGTATLSTPIGQTSLGNYIFAGLQTQNWVLVIFGCVAAAILALAVDQLLALIETGIRLRSRSRTAIGVLGIAALVIVTLAPSFARSGTRIVVGAKTFTEQYVLAALMSQRLQAANLPATTRQGLGSSVIYDALASGDIDVYIDYSGTLWANQFHRSEILPREQLLIELKTTLAKQGITLFGELGFANAYALVMPRAKAQALGITTATDLAALSGNMTIAGDYEFFSRPEWAGLKAAYGLSFKTQRTMQPDFMYAAVASGEVDVIAGYTSDGLIAKYDLVVLGDPKHAIPPYDAIMLLAPKRAGDEKLRSALQPVLGRIDLTLMREANLRAAGNDATSSPESVATWLWEKIGTK; this is encoded by the coding sequence ATGAGCCTGTTCACCGATCCGCGCTGGAGCGATGCGCTTGGACACCTGCCGGATTATCTCGGCAGCCATGTCCGCGTCAGCCTCGCAGCACTGGCGCTCGGCCTCATCATCAGCCTGCCGCTAGCTATCATTGCGCGGCACCGTCCGGTGACGCGCGGCGCCCTGCTCGGCATCGCCAGCATCGTGCAGACTGTGCCGGGGCTTGCATTGCTGGCCCTGTTCTATCCGCTGCTGCTGGCGCTCGCAGCGCTGTCACTGCAATATTTCGGTGTCGGCTTCTCGGCCTTCGGCTTCCTGCCGGCGGTGCTGGCGCTGGCGCTGTATTCGATGCTGCCGGTGCTGCGCAACACCATCACCGGTTTGAACGGCGTCGATCCCGCATTGACCGAGGCCGCTCAAGGCGTCGGCATGACGCCGCGGCAATCGCTAACCATGGTCGAACTTCCGCTCGCTCTGCCCGTCATGATGGCCGGCATCCGTACCTCGGCCGTGTGGGTGATTGGCACCGCGACGCTGTCAACGCCGATCGGCCAGACCAGTCTCGGCAACTACATCTTCGCGGGGCTGCAGACGCAGAACTGGGTGCTGGTGATCTTCGGCTGCGTCGCTGCTGCAATTCTTGCGCTGGCCGTCGATCAATTGCTGGCGCTGATCGAAACGGGCATCCGCCTGCGCAGCCGCAGCCGCACGGCCATCGGCGTGCTCGGTATCGCGGCGCTGGTGATCGTCACACTCGCGCCGTCATTCGCCCGCTCCGGCACGCGTATCGTGGTCGGCGCCAAGACCTTCACCGAACAATACGTGCTCGCCGCCTTGATGTCGCAGCGCCTGCAGGCAGCGAACCTACCCGCCACGACGCGGCAGGGTCTCGGCTCCAGCGTGATCTATGATGCGCTGGCTTCCGGCGATATCGATGTCTACATCGACTATTCCGGCACGCTGTGGGCCAACCAGTTTCACCGCAGCGAGATCCTGCCGCGCGAGCAACTGCTGATCGAGCTGAAGACAACGCTTGCCAAGCAGGGCATCACTCTGTTCGGCGAACTCGGTTTCGCCAATGCCTATGCGCTGGTGATGCCGCGCGCAAAGGCGCAGGCGCTGGGGATCACGACCGCGACCGATCTCGCGGCACTAAGCGGCAACATGACCATCGCCGGCGACTACGAATTCTTCTCGCGGCCGGAATGGGCGGGACTGAAAGCGGCCTACGGCCTGTCGTTCAAGACCCAGCGCACCATGCAGCCGGACTTCATGTATGCCGCCGTCGCCTCCGGCGAGGTCGATGTCATCGCCGGCTATACCAGCGACGGGCTGATCGCGAAATACGATCTCGTGGTGCTGGGCGATCCCAAACACGCGATCCCGCCCTATGACGCGATCATGCTGCTAGCGCCGAAGCGCGCAGGTGATGAGAAGCTACGCAGCGCGTTGCAGCCAGTGCTTGGCAGGATCGACCTGACCTTGATGCGCGAGGCGAACCTGCGCGCAGCGGGCAATGATGCGACGAGTTCGCCGGAGAGCGTGGCGACGTGGCTGTGGGAGAAGATCGGGACGAAGTGA
- a CDS encoding NUDIX hydrolase, which translates to MMTPVIHRVTQLDLTRSDWQWPFAHERRDEIDAHFASKRAEKPQLFNGRVLLARNAQFTGDQFRAEYFETDFASFLAWRDWRCPDPDVFNGFGMGALRASDGAFVLGEMGQHTSNAGRIYFAAGTPDLDDLRGDVVDIAGSVTREVEEELGLTEADYRADAGWSCVVTDFSVAMMRLLDADQPGETLRSIIEVNLAGQAAPELSGVHLVRSEADFTPTMPLFVTAFMTAQLTPAM; encoded by the coding sequence ATGATGACGCCGGTCATCCACCGCGTCACGCAACTCGACCTCACGCGCAGCGATTGGCAGTGGCCGTTCGCGCATGAGCGGCGGGACGAGATCGACGCTCACTTCGCAAGCAAGCGCGCCGAGAAGCCGCAACTGTTCAATGGGCGCGTGTTGCTGGCGCGCAATGCGCAGTTCACCGGCGATCAGTTTCGCGCGGAATATTTCGAGACCGATTTTGCGAGCTTCCTGGCGTGGCGGGATTGGCGCTGTCCCGATCCGGATGTGTTCAACGGCTTTGGCATGGGTGCGCTGCGTGCCAGCGACGGCGCCTTCGTGCTTGGCGAGATGGGGCAGCATACATCCAATGCCGGACGTATCTATTTTGCCGCGGGCACGCCTGATCTGGACGACCTGCGCGGCGATGTCGTCGATATCGCTGGCAGTGTGACGCGTGAAGTCGAGGAAGAGCTCGGCCTCACAGAAGCCGATTACCGCGCCGACGCTGGCTGGTCCTGCGTCGTGACGGATTTCTCGGTGGCGATGATGCGTCTTCTCGATGCGGATCAGCCGGGTGAGACGCTGCGCAGCATCATCGAGGTCAATCTTGCCGGTCAGGCCGCTCCGGAGCTCAGCGGAGTTCATCTGGTGCGCAGCGAAGCCGACTTCACCCCGACGATGCCGCTGTTTGTGACAGCGTTTATGACAGCGCAACTGACGCCGGCGATGTGA
- a CDS encoding ABC transporter ATP-binding protein produces the protein MAVALDDATVAFGVADNRIYTAVEKATLRVADGEFVAIVGPTGCGKSTLLNVAAGLLAPASGAVRIFGQPLGGLNAQAGYLFQADALFPWKTALDNVAIGLEIAGIARDDALSRAQEWLTSVGLGAFAGRYPHMLSGGQRKRVGLAQVLIRNPKILLMDEPFGPLDAQTRQVMGNLLLDLWSRDRKAVLFVTHDLEEAIALADRVVIMSAGPGSRIIGDWKVPLPRPRDIFEVRLDKDFHTLHREIWSVLKDEVMKGYAQSAGMGAAS, from the coding sequence ATGGCGGTGGCGCTTGATGACGCGACGGTGGCCTTCGGCGTCGCCGACAATCGCATCTATACGGCGGTGGAGAAGGCGACACTGCGGGTGGCGGATGGCGAGTTCGTTGCCATTGTCGGGCCGACCGGCTGCGGGAAATCCACTTTGCTGAATGTCGCTGCCGGGCTGCTGGCGCCAGCTTCCGGTGCTGTCCGGATATTCGGTCAGCCGCTGGGCGGACTGAACGCGCAGGCCGGCTATCTGTTTCAGGCCGACGCGCTGTTTCCCTGGAAGACCGCCCTCGACAATGTCGCCATTGGGCTGGAGATCGCCGGCATCGCACGCGACGACGCGTTGTCGCGGGCGCAGGAGTGGTTGACCTCCGTCGGGCTCGGCGCCTTCGCGGGGCGCTACCCGCATATGCTGTCGGGCGGCCAGCGCAAGCGCGTCGGTCTTGCGCAGGTGCTGATCCGTAATCCGAAGATCCTGCTGATGGACGAACCGTTTGGGCCGCTGGATGCGCAGACCCGGCAGGTGATGGGTAACCTACTGCTGGATCTGTGGAGCAGGGATCGGAAGGCGGTGCTGTTCGTTACTCACGATCTCGAAGAGGCGATCGCGCTGGCGGATCGCGTCGTCATCATGTCGGCGGGGCCGGGCTCGCGCATCATTGGCGACTGGAAGGTGCCGCTGCCGCGGCCGCGCGATATTTTCGAGGTGCGGCTCGACAAGGATTTTCACACGCTCCATCGCGAGATCTGGAGTGTGTTGAAGGACGAAGTGATGAAGGGCTATGCGCAGTCGGCTGGCATGGGAGCCGCGTCATGA
- a CDS encoding sulfatase-like hydrolase/transferase: MLPSPISVSPAQAGRRFKERLAAAWQYVRHWPLRTALIAAIHTLAFYVLASVEYGPFAMTLALLTWALLNFLFLALFKRPGVSAVLSLLLVTALIVLSQFKFGITQLTLTFLDFLIIDRDTISFLHSIFPQLRTWLLIAVAVALPILWLIWRADPFRLRRRTALACAGACLAGIVGLSAANPEKPWEPFQGVNHISNLARSGVVSVSHLTATGWIEADSKSLVSSAQASPMTTCEPGVKRPNIVMVLDESSFDVSAAPGVKVPAGYHDYFKSADGQQRALITESSGGPTWYTEFNIFTGLSARSFGALKFYVTRIAAGKISRGLPQALQRCGYKTFSLYPTYGNFLSARSFQEGAGIDGFIDMAAMGVSEDMQPDRFYFDQARDLIARESKTDQPVFVLVYLTANHFPWTATYRDDLTPAGWQAPGNAAEVDEYIRRQAMTAADYKAFVAQLQKDHPTEPFLLVRFGDHQPAIAQKLLEPELPQPKRADRIMTHDVRYYTTYYAIDALNYRPELISALPVLDAAYLPLMVQEAARVPLDPSFIEQKKIMLRCKGVFYGCKGGDEASRFNRWLIDAGLIKDL, translated from the coding sequence ATGCTGCCGTCGCCGATCTCAGTCTCTCCGGCGCAAGCCGGCCGCCGCTTCAAGGAGCGATTGGCGGCCGCCTGGCAGTATGTTCGGCACTGGCCGCTGCGCACGGCGCTGATCGCTGCGATCCATACGCTCGCGTTCTATGTTCTGGCCTCGGTCGAATACGGCCCGTTCGCAATGACGCTGGCGCTACTCACCTGGGCCTTGCTGAATTTTCTGTTCCTCGCGTTGTTCAAGCGGCCCGGCGTCAGCGCGGTGCTGTCGCTGCTGCTGGTCACGGCGCTGATCGTGCTGTCACAGTTCAAGTTCGGCATCACGCAACTGACGCTGACCTTCCTGGATTTCCTGATCATCGATCGCGACACGATCTCGTTCCTGCATTCGATCTTCCCGCAGCTGCGCACCTGGCTCCTGATCGCCGTTGCCGTCGCTTTGCCGATCCTGTGGCTGATCTGGCGCGCCGATCCGTTCCGCCTGCGCCGCCGCACGGCGCTGGCCTGTGCGGGCGCCTGCCTGGCGGGGATAGTCGGTCTGTCGGCGGCCAATCCCGAGAAGCCATGGGAGCCGTTCCAGGGCGTCAACCACATTTCCAATCTGGCGCGCTCCGGCGTCGTCTCGGTCTCGCATCTGACGGCAACCGGCTGGATCGAGGCGGACTCCAAGAGCCTCGTGAGTTCGGCGCAGGCGTCGCCGATGACCACCTGCGAGCCCGGCGTGAAGCGGCCGAACATCGTGATGGTGCTCGACGAGTCGTCCTTCGACGTGTCGGCGGCACCCGGCGTGAAGGTGCCGGCGGGCTATCATGATTATTTCAAATCTGCCGACGGCCAGCAGCGCGCGTTGATTACCGAATCCAGCGGCGGCCCGACCTGGTACACCGAGTTCAATATCTTCACCGGACTGTCGGCACGCTCTTTCGGTGCGCTGAAATTCTATGTGACGCGTATCGCCGCCGGAAAGATCTCGCGTGGCCTGCCACAGGCGCTGCAGCGCTGCGGCTACAAGACCTTCTCGCTCTATCCGACCTATGGCAATTTCCTCAGCGCGCGCAGCTTCCAAGAGGGCGCCGGCATCGATGGCTTCATCGACATGGCGGCGATGGGCGTCAGCGAGGACATGCAGCCCGACAGGTTCTATTTCGATCAGGCCAGGGATCTTATCGCGCGCGAAAGCAAGACCGACCAGCCGGTCTTCGTGCTGGTCTATCTCACCGCCAATCACTTCCCATGGACCGCGACCTATCGCGACGACCTCACGCCCGCCGGCTGGCAGGCGCCGGGCAATGCGGCTGAGGTGGACGAATATATCCGCCGCCAAGCGATGACGGCTGCGGACTACAAGGCCTTCGTCGCGCAGCTCCAGAAGGACCATCCGACCGAGCCGTTCCTGCTGGTGCGGTTCGGCGACCATCAACCGGCGATCGCGCAGAAACTGCTGGAGCCCGAACTGCCGCAGCCGAAGCGCGCCGACCGGATCATGACGCATGATGTCAGATACTACACGACCTATTACGCCATCGACGCGCTGAACTACCGGCCCGAACTGATATCGGCACTGCCGGTGCTCGATGCCGCCTATCTGCCGCTCATGGTGCAGGAGGCCGCACGCGTGCCGCTCGATCCGTCCTTCATCGAGCAGAAGAAGATCATGCTTCGCTGCAAGGGCGTGTTCTACGGCTGCAAGGGCGGCGACGAAGCGAGCCGGTTCAATCGCTGGCTGATTGATGCAGGGCTGATCAAAGATCTCTGA
- a CDS encoding polyphosphate kinase 2 family protein — protein sequence MSAKPVVSALKSYIEPYRIDGSKAFHLKAHDTNASGGLHKETGKKIIEANRRRLQELQEKLYAQDRWSLLLIFQGMDAAGKDSAIESVFDGINPQGCEVHSFKTPSSNELNHDFMWRHSIALPQRGRIGIFNRSYYEECLVVRVHPEILAKQKIPAELVTKDIWRERFEDITAFEKYLARNGTVVLKFFLNVSKEEQRERFLDRLEQPAKNWKFSSADIAERALWDKYQEAYEDLIKHTSCEEAPWHVVPADRKWFSRVVIGSAIVNALEKLDLHFPTVDGEAKKDFTLIREALEKEGPPREGKPVVKKVAKKKVAKQKVAKKKAAKH from the coding sequence ATGTCTGCCAAGCCAGTTGTGTCTGCGTTGAAGTCCTATATCGAGCCGTATCGCATCGACGGGTCGAAGGCTTTCCACCTCAAGGCGCATGACACCAATGCCAGCGGCGGGCTGCACAAGGAGACCGGCAAGAAGATCATCGAGGCCAACCGCCGCCGGCTGCAGGAACTGCAGGAAAAGCTCTATGCGCAGGATCGCTGGTCGCTGCTGCTGATCTTCCAGGGTATGGACGCCGCCGGCAAGGACAGCGCCATCGAAAGCGTGTTCGACGGCATCAATCCGCAGGGCTGCGAGGTGCATTCGTTCAAGACGCCGTCGTCGAACGAACTCAATCACGATTTCATGTGGCGCCATAGCATCGCGCTGCCGCAGCGCGGACGTATCGGAATCTTCAATCGCTCCTATTACGAGGAATGTCTTGTCGTCCGTGTGCATCCGGAGATTCTCGCCAAGCAGAAAATTCCAGCGGAGCTGGTGACGAAGGATATCTGGCGCGAGCGCTTCGAGGATATCACCGCCTTCGAGAAATATCTCGCGCGCAACGGCACAGTGGTGCTGAAATTCTTTCTCAACGTCTCCAAGGAAGAACAGCGCGAGCGCTTCCTCGATCGTCTCGAGCAGCCGGCGAAGAACTGGAAGTTCTCATCGGCCGATATCGCCGAGCGCGCGCTATGGGACAAGTATCAGGAGGCCTATGAGGACCTGATCAAGCATACGTCCTGCGAGGAAGCGCCATGGCATGTGGTGCCGGCGGATCGCAAATGGTTCTCACGCGTGGTGATCGGCTCGGCCATCGTCAACGCGCTGGAGAAGCTGGACCTGCACTTCCCCACCGTGGACGGCGAGGCGAAGAAGGACTTTACGCTGATCCGCGAGGCGCTGGAGAAGGAAGGGCCGCCGCGGGAAGGCAAGCCTGTGGTGAAGAAGGTCGCGAAGAAGAAGGTGGCCAAACAGAAGGTGGCGAAGAAGAAAGCGGCCAAACACTAG
- a CDS encoding ABC transporter permease produces MTRPVLLLCQVLVAVVVIGLWHLLTTVPVLGRILLPPFFFSNPWDVGSQIVSWFASGIIWKHLGITLLESVLAFVIGSTLGVLIGFWFARQPRLAAIFDPYVKMANALPRVVLAPIFALWLGLGIWSKVALGVTLVFFIVFFNVYQGVKEVSPTVLANGRMLGMSERQLMRHVFWPSALSWMFSSLHTAVGFAVVGAVVGEYLGSAAGLGYVIQQAEGTFDVAGVFAGMFVLSAFVIAIDVLVSVVEKRLLVWKPVVGDGRS; encoded by the coding sequence ATGACGCGTCCTGTATTGCTGCTGTGTCAGGTGCTCGTCGCCGTGGTCGTCATCGGGCTGTGGCACCTGCTCACCACCGTGCCGGTGCTCGGCCGCATCCTGCTGCCGCCATTCTTCTTCTCCAACCCCTGGGATGTCGGTAGCCAGATTGTTAGCTGGTTCGCGTCAGGCATTATCTGGAAGCATCTCGGCATCACGCTGCTGGAATCCGTGCTGGCCTTTGTGATCGGCTCGACACTGGGCGTGCTGATCGGCTTCTGGTTCGCGCGCCAGCCGCGCCTCGCCGCGATTTTCGATCCCTATGTGAAGATGGCCAATGCGCTGCCGCGCGTGGTGCTGGCGCCGATCTTCGCGCTGTGGCTCGGCCTCGGCATCTGGTCGAAGGTCGCGCTTGGCGTCACGCTGGTATTCTTCATCGTATTCTTCAACGTCTATCAGGGCGTCAAGGAAGTCTCGCCGACGGTGCTCGCCAATGGCCGCATGCTGGGCATGAGCGAGCGGCAATTGATGCGCCATGTGTTCTGGCCATCGGCGCTGTCGTGGATGTTCTCGTCGCTGCACACGGCGGTGGGCTTTGCCGTCGTCGGCGCCGTGGTCGGCGAATATCTCGGCTCGGCGGCGGGGCTGGGCTATGTCATCCAGCAGGCGGAAGGCACGTTCGATGTGGCCGGCGTGTTCGCGGGGATGTTCGTGCTGTCGGCCTTCGTTATCGCCATCGATGTGCTGGTGTCGGTGGTCGAGAAGCGGTTGCTGGTGTGGAAGCCGGTGGTGGGTGACGGGCGGAGTTGA
- a CDS encoding ABC transporter substrate-binding protein, producing the protein MTTNIKTGLSRLFLARFFLASLLSLFLVHPAAAQTKVTIAIGGGACLCYLPTVLAKQLGEYEKAGLAVELVDLKGGSDALKAVLGGSADVVSGYFDHCVNLAAKKQELQSFVVYDRYPGLVLVVSPKHTGKITSIKDLAGKKVGVSAPGSSTDFFLKYQLKKNGLDPAGTAVIGVGLGATAVAAMEQGQIEAAVMLDPAVTVLQGSHKDLTILSDTRTQKDTLAVFSGEYPGGALYSTTAWVKGHEKEVQGLTNAIMSTLKWIHSHTPEEIMAKMPEGIVGKDKELYLAALKNTIPMYSETGLMDPKGAAAVLAVFSEGSPEVAKANIDVSKTYTNKYVEQFTKTMGTNAK; encoded by the coding sequence ATGACAACAAACATAAAAACCGGCTTGAGCCGTTTATTCCTTGCACGTTTTTTCCTTGCGAGCCTTTTGTCGTTGTTTCTCGTTCATCCCGCTGCAGCGCAAACCAAGGTGACCATCGCGATCGGCGGCGGGGCGTGCCTGTGCTATCTGCCGACCGTACTGGCCAAGCAGCTCGGCGAATATGAGAAGGCGGGTCTCGCGGTCGAACTGGTCGATCTCAAGGGTGGCTCCGATGCGCTGAAGGCGGTGCTCGGCGGCAGCGCCGATGTCGTCTCGGGCTATTTCGATCATTGCGTCAATCTCGCCGCCAAGAAGCAGGAGCTGCAGTCCTTCGTGGTCTATGACCGCTATCCCGGTCTCGTGCTGGTGGTGTCGCCGAAGCACACCGGCAAGATCACGTCGATCAAGGATCTCGCCGGCAAGAAAGTCGGCGTCAGTGCGCCGGGCTCGTCGACAGACTTCTTCCTGAAGTATCAGCTCAAGAAGAACGGTCTCGATCCAGCCGGTACCGCCGTGATCGGCGTGGGCCTCGGCGCGACCGCGGTGGCGGCGATGGAGCAGGGGCAGATCGAAGCCGCGGTGATGCTCGATCCTGCCGTCACCGTGCTGCAGGGCAGTCACAAAGACCTCACGATTCTCAGCGATACCCGGACGCAGAAGGACACGCTTGCGGTGTTCTCCGGCGAATATCCCGGCGGGGCGCTGTATTCGACGACCGCATGGGTCAAGGGCCACGAGAAGGAAGTGCAGGGGCTGACCAACGCGATCATGAGCACGCTGAAATGGATCCACAGCCATACGCCGGAAGAGATCATGGCGAAGATGCCCGAAGGCATCGTCGGCAAGGACAAGGAGCTCTATCTCGCAGCGCTCAAGAACACGATCCCGATGTATTCGGAAACGGGGCTGATGGATCCGAAGGGCGCGGCGGCTGTGCTAGCTGTGTTCAGCGAGGGCTCGCCGGAGGTGGCCAAGGCCAATATCGATGTGAGCAAGACCTACACCAACAAATATGTCGAACAGTTCACCAAGACGATGGGGACGAATGCGAAGTAG
- a CDS encoding cupin domain-containing protein has protein sequence MKRITATLSITAAFAAGCLITHLVPEGITPAQAAENITAQVIHVPELVGDALGPASPTGFRSKMFMSADGATISVQDGNVVKHMHPNTNEIQYILEGTGTVWLGDKEVQVKAGDLIIIPKGTPHGGTKPDGKPFRAIAIKTPPQAPDDTKPLP, from the coding sequence ATGAAGCGCATCACCGCAACACTCTCGATCACTGCCGCCTTCGCCGCCGGCTGCCTGATCACGCATCTCGTGCCCGAGGGCATCACGCCGGCACAGGCTGCGGAAAACATCACCGCCCAGGTCATCCACGTCCCCGAACTCGTCGGCGACGCGCTGGGCCCGGCCTCGCCCACCGGCTTCCGCTCCAAGATGTTCATGTCCGCCGACGGCGCGACCATCTCGGTGCAGGACGGCAATGTGGTGAAGCACATGCATCCCAACACCAACGAGATCCAGTACATCCTCGAAGGCACCGGCACCGTGTGGCTGGGCGACAAGGAAGTTCAGGTCAAGGCCGGCGACCTCATCATCATCCCGAAGGGCACGCCCCATGGCGGTACCAAGCCCGACGGCAAGCCGTTCCGCGCCATCGCCATCAAGACCCCGCCGCAGGCACCGGACGACACCAAGCCGCTGCCGTAA
- a CDS encoding dihydrodipicolinate synthase family protein — protein MRAAVPSGFSVGYAGDWNSMETLLAGGDAWYCVAAGLFPKSCLAITRAAQAGNADEARRLNGAMQPLWDLFKQFSSLRVMYAAAEQMGITDAKPPRPVQPLTDAAQEKVAKVLKELKLS, from the coding sequence ATGCGCGCCGCCGTGCCATCAGGTTTCTCGGTCGGCTATGCCGGGGACTGGAATTCGATGGAGACGCTGCTCGCCGGCGGCGATGCCTGGTATTGCGTGGCGGCCGGCCTGTTTCCAAAGAGCTGTCTAGCCATCACCCGCGCGGCGCAGGCCGGCAATGCCGACGAAGCGCGCCGCCTTAACGGCGCGATGCAGCCGCTGTGGGATCTGTTCAAGCAATTCTCCAGCCTGCGCGTGATGTATGCGGCAGCCGAGCAGATGGGGATCACTGATGCGAAGCCACCGCGCCCGGTGCAGCCGCTGACGGATGCGGCGCAAGAGAAGGTGGCAAAGGTGCTGAAGGAATTGAAGCTGAGCTAG
- a CDS encoding sulfatase-like hydrolase/transferase — MAPPLNPVPSVSTTAVAAPTSVWRLLAVAAPHFGALLVMFQTETDLVGRIGFVLAWAILNLFWIALLRRPALSGALSLTLVVILVLLSRLKHDVVQMTANFVDLMVIDRDTAAFLFTIFPNLRWSAIGAAVVVVPLMYALWWLDPFRIRRLPALAALTACLAALTGYALAWPDEAWRGYYDDGYLSKFARSGVTAVSDFSSYGFMESDAVITERLKLPLEDSCHPAGRRPHIIMVHDESSFDIRQAAGVKTPKGYGSHFNSWDGKARKFLAESNGGPSWFTEYNVLAGLSSRSFGPFSYFVTRIASGRVERGLPLALRRCGYSTISLYPAFGAFMSARSFQTTTGVERFYDAKDLGAKGVEPDSFFYDSAARLMAEQPPANPLFMFVYLAANHFPWETKFRPDMTPGWRAPGNVQVVDEYLRRQAMSVDHYGAFVAKLKKQFPAQPFLIVRYGDHQPEFAPGILDPNMDEAGLGKKLQSYDPRYYATYYAIDAINFEPVRSATVMDTIDGPYLPLVIQEAAGIPLDPSFEEQKKIMLRCKGLFYACKDGAEARRFNRLLIDAGMIKNL, encoded by the coding sequence ATGGCGCCTCCGCTCAATCCAGTACCCAGCGTCTCGACAACTGCTGTCGCCGCGCCGACCAGCGTGTGGCGGCTGTTGGCCGTGGCTGCGCCGCATTTCGGCGCGCTGCTGGTGATGTTCCAGACCGAGACCGATCTGGTGGGGCGGATCGGCTTCGTGCTGGCCTGGGCCATCCTCAACTTGTTCTGGATTGCGCTCTTGCGCCGCCCCGCGCTGTCTGGGGCGCTGTCGCTGACCCTGGTCGTCATCTTGGTGCTGCTGTCGCGGCTGAAGCACGACGTGGTGCAGATGACCGCGAACTTCGTCGACCTGATGGTGATCGACCGTGACACCGCGGCTTTCCTGTTCACGATCTTTCCGAACCTGCGCTGGTCTGCCATCGGCGCTGCCGTGGTGGTGGTGCCGCTGATGTATGCGCTGTGGTGGCTCGATCCGTTCCGCATCCGGCGGCTGCCGGCGCTGGCCGCACTGACGGCTTGCCTCGCCGCATTGACGGGATATGCGTTGGCCTGGCCCGATGAAGCCTGGCGCGGCTATTACGATGACGGCTATCTGTCGAAATTCGCGCGCTCCGGCGTCACTGCCGTGTCGGACTTCAGCAGCTACGGTTTCATGGAGTCCGACGCGGTCATCACCGAGCGGCTGAAGTTGCCGCTGGAGGATTCCTGCCATCCGGCGGGACGTCGTCCGCACATCATCATGGTGCATGACGAGTCGTCCTTCGACATCCGTCAGGCCGCCGGCGTGAAGACGCCGAAAGGCTATGGCAGCCACTTTAATTCATGGGACGGCAAGGCGCGCAAATTTCTCGCCGAGAGCAATGGCGGGCCGAGCTGGTTCACCGAATACAACGTACTGGCCGGACTCTCGTCGCGCTCGTTCGGGCCGTTCTCCTATTTCGTCACGCGGATCGCTTCGGGCCGCGTCGAGCGCGGATTGCCACTGGCGCTGCGCCGCTGCGGCTATAGCACTATCTCGCTCTATCCGGCCTTCGGCGCCTTCATGAGCGCGCGCAGCTTCCAGACCACCACTGGCGTCGAGCGCTTCTATGACGCCAAGGATCTCGGCGCCAAGGGCGTCGAGCCCGACAGCTTCTTCTACGATTCAGCGGCGCGCCTGATGGCCGAGCAGCCGCCGGCCAATCCGCTGTTCATGTTCGTCTATCTCGCCGCTAATCACTTTCCGTGGGAAACCAAGTTTCGCCCGGACATGACACCGGGCTGGCGTGCGCCCGGTAATGTGCAGGTGGTCGACGAATATCTGCGCCGACAGGCGATGAGCGTCGATCACTATGGCGCGTTCGTCGCGAAGCTGAAGAAGCAGTTTCCAGCGCAGCCGTTTCTGATCGTACGCTATGGCGATCATCAGCCGGAGTTCGCGCCGGGCATTCTCGATCCCAACATGGATGAAGCAGGCCTCGGCAAGAAGCTGCAGAGTTACGACCCACGCTACTACGCGACCTATTACGCCATCGATGCGATCAATTTCGAACCGGTGAGGAGCGCGACGGTGATGGACACGATCGACGGGCCGTATCTGCCGCTGGTCATTCAGGAGGCCGCGGGCATTCCGCTGGACCCGTCCTTCGAGGAGCAAAAGAAGATCATGCTTCGCTGCAAGGGACTATTTTACGCCTGCAAGGACGGGGCGGAAGCGCGAAGATTCAATCGCCTGTTGATCGATGCGGGGATGATCAAGAATTTGTAA